The proteins below are encoded in one region of uncultured Eubacteriales bacterium:
- a CDS encoding hypothetical protein (Evidence 5 : No homology to any previously reported sequences), with protein sequence MSPLMKCPRALPSFPCGSALWQVATPCDTQYKKYLDKGMNAHETTNQIESPRTINGSPARVPTSAHGGGLGGGDRHQLRLGDHP encoded by the coding sequence TTGAGCCCCCTAATGAAGTGCCCTCGCGCATTACCCTCTTTCCCCTGCGGGAGCGCCCTTTGGCAGGTGGCGACTCCATGCGATACACAGTATAAAAAATACCTAGATAAAGGAATGAATGCACATGAAACGACAAACCAGATCGAAAGTCCTCGCACTATTAATGGCTCTCCTGCTCGCGTTCCAACTTCTGCCCATGGGGGTGGCCTCGGCGGCGGGGACCGACATCAACTCCGACTGGGTGACCATCCATGA